One genomic window of Magnolia sinica isolate HGM2019 chromosome 3, MsV1, whole genome shotgun sequence includes the following:
- the LOC131239949 gene encoding uncharacterized protein LOC131239949 isoform X4, giving the protein MAAPFFSTPFQPFIYQSPEAAFIPFQILGGEAQIVQIMLKSQERVTAKPGSMCYMSGSIQMENIYVPENGGMWQWLFGRSMTSIALLNPGPHDGFVGIAAPSLARIIPIDLATFGGEILCQPDAFLCSVNDVTITSTIDQRARNVVAGGEQKLVGRGLAFLVAGGSVVQKNLDVGEVLVVDASCIVAMTGTVDFQVKYSGPMRRVVFGGDNLLTAVLTGPGIVFVQSLPFHRFSQRVARAVTSPSMRENPKFFIQIVIFFFLAYVMIVSSLILTDV; this is encoded by the exons ATGGCTGCACCTTTCTTCTCCACGCCTTTCCAGCCTTTCATCTACCAG AGTCCGGAAGCAGCTTTTATACCTTTCCAAATATTGGGTGGAGAAGCTCAAATAGTTCAG ATAATGTTAAAGTCCCAAGAGAGGGTTACTGCAAAGCCTG GTTCCATGTGCTACATGTCTGGGTCTATTCAAATGGAGAATATTTATGTCCCTGAAAATGGAGGCATGTGGCAGTGGCTTTTTGGAAGGAGCATGACTAGCATAGCTCTTCTCAATCCTGGTCCGCATGATGGATTTGTTGGAATTGCTGCACCATCTCTCGCGAGAATAATCCCG ATTGACCTGGCAACCTTTGGTGGAGAGATTTTATGCCAG CCAGATGCGTTTCTTTGCTCTGTCAATGATGTTACAATTACCAGCACAATTGATCAGAGAGCCCGTAATGTCGTGGCAGGTGGAGAG CAAAAGCTTGTTGGTCGAGGGCTCGCGTTCTTAGTTGCTGGTGGATctg TTGTGCAAAAGAATCTTGACGTGGGAGAAGTGCTGGTTGTCGATGCATCCTGCATTGTTGCAATGACGGGTACAGTTGATTTCCAAGTCAAATACTCTGGTCCCATGAGACGGGTTGTCTTTGGG GGTGACAATCTTTTGACGGCTGTTCTAACGGGACCTGGCATTGTCTTCGTTCAGAGCTTACCCTTCCATCGATTTTCTCAGCGAGTTGCAAG AGCTGTCACATCGCCAAGCATGAGGGAAAATCCAAAATTCTTCATTCAGATTGTGATATTCTTTTTTCTTGCTTATGTTATGATTGTATCATCATTGATCTTAACTGATGTTTGA
- the LOC131239949 gene encoding uncharacterized protein LOC131239949 isoform X1 — protein MAAPFFSTPFQPFIYQSPEAAFIPFQILGGEAQIVQIMLKSQERVTAKPGSMCYMSGSIQMENIYVPENGGMWQWLFGRSMTSIALLNPGPHDGFVGIAAPSLARIIPIDLATFGGEILCQPDAFLCSVNDVTITSTIDQRARNVVAGGEVRILGILKQKLVGRGLAFLVAGGSVVQKNLDVGEVLVVDASCIVAMTGTVDFQVKYSGPMRRVVFGGDNLLTAVLTGPGIVFVQSLPFHRFSQRVARAVTSPSMRENPKFFIQIVIFFFLAYVMIVSSLILTDV, from the exons ATGGCTGCACCTTTCTTCTCCACGCCTTTCCAGCCTTTCATCTACCAG AGTCCGGAAGCAGCTTTTATACCTTTCCAAATATTGGGTGGAGAAGCTCAAATAGTTCAG ATAATGTTAAAGTCCCAAGAGAGGGTTACTGCAAAGCCTG GTTCCATGTGCTACATGTCTGGGTCTATTCAAATGGAGAATATTTATGTCCCTGAAAATGGAGGCATGTGGCAGTGGCTTTTTGGAAGGAGCATGACTAGCATAGCTCTTCTCAATCCTGGTCCGCATGATGGATTTGTTGGAATTGCTGCACCATCTCTCGCGAGAATAATCCCG ATTGACCTGGCAACCTTTGGTGGAGAGATTTTATGCCAG CCAGATGCGTTTCTTTGCTCTGTCAATGATGTTACAATTACCAGCACAATTGATCAGAGAGCCCGTAATGTCGTGGCAGGTGGAGAGGTGAGAATCTTG GGAATTCTAAAGCAAAAGCTTGTTGGTCGAGGGCTCGCGTTCTTAGTTGCTGGTGGATctg TTGTGCAAAAGAATCTTGACGTGGGAGAAGTGCTGGTTGTCGATGCATCCTGCATTGTTGCAATGACGGGTACAGTTGATTTCCAAGTCAAATACTCTGGTCCCATGAGACGGGTTGTCTTTGGG GGTGACAATCTTTTGACGGCTGTTCTAACGGGACCTGGCATTGTCTTCGTTCAGAGCTTACCCTTCCATCGATTTTCTCAGCGAGTTGCAAG AGCTGTCACATCGCCAAGCATGAGGGAAAATCCAAAATTCTTCATTCAGATTGTGATATTCTTTTTTCTTGCTTATGTTATGATTGTATCATCATTGATCTTAACTGATGTTTGA
- the LOC131239949 gene encoding uncharacterized protein LOC131239949 isoform X2, with protein sequence MAAPFFSTPFQPFIYQSPEAAFIPFQILGGEAQIVQIMLKSQERVTAKPGSMCYMSGSIQMENIYVPENGGMWQWLFGRSMTSIALLNPGPHDGFVGIAAPSLARIIPIDLATFGGEILCQPDAFLCSVNDVTITSTIDQRARNVVAGGEGILKQKLVGRGLAFLVAGGSVVQKNLDVGEVLVVDASCIVAMTGTVDFQVKYSGPMRRVVFGGDNLLTAVLTGPGIVFVQSLPFHRFSQRVARAVTSPSMRENPKFFIQIVIFFFLAYVMIVSSLILTDV encoded by the exons ATGGCTGCACCTTTCTTCTCCACGCCTTTCCAGCCTTTCATCTACCAG AGTCCGGAAGCAGCTTTTATACCTTTCCAAATATTGGGTGGAGAAGCTCAAATAGTTCAG ATAATGTTAAAGTCCCAAGAGAGGGTTACTGCAAAGCCTG GTTCCATGTGCTACATGTCTGGGTCTATTCAAATGGAGAATATTTATGTCCCTGAAAATGGAGGCATGTGGCAGTGGCTTTTTGGAAGGAGCATGACTAGCATAGCTCTTCTCAATCCTGGTCCGCATGATGGATTTGTTGGAATTGCTGCACCATCTCTCGCGAGAATAATCCCG ATTGACCTGGCAACCTTTGGTGGAGAGATTTTATGCCAG CCAGATGCGTTTCTTTGCTCTGTCAATGATGTTACAATTACCAGCACAATTGATCAGAGAGCCCGTAATGTCGTGGCAGGTGGAGAG GGAATTCTAAAGCAAAAGCTTGTTGGTCGAGGGCTCGCGTTCTTAGTTGCTGGTGGATctg TTGTGCAAAAGAATCTTGACGTGGGAGAAGTGCTGGTTGTCGATGCATCCTGCATTGTTGCAATGACGGGTACAGTTGATTTCCAAGTCAAATACTCTGGTCCCATGAGACGGGTTGTCTTTGGG GGTGACAATCTTTTGACGGCTGTTCTAACGGGACCTGGCATTGTCTTCGTTCAGAGCTTACCCTTCCATCGATTTTCTCAGCGAGTTGCAAG AGCTGTCACATCGCCAAGCATGAGGGAAAATCCAAAATTCTTCATTCAGATTGTGATATTCTTTTTTCTTGCTTATGTTATGATTGTATCATCATTGATCTTAACTGATGTTTGA
- the LOC131239949 gene encoding uncharacterized protein LOC131239949 isoform X3 — translation MAAPFFSTPFQPFIYQSPEAAFIPFQILGGEAQIVQIMLKSQERVTAKPGSMCYMSGSIQMENIYVPENGGMWQWLFGRSMTSIALLNPGPHDGFVGIAAPSLARIIPIDLATFGGEILCQPDAFLCSVNDVTITSTIDQRARNVVAGGEVRILQKLVGRGLAFLVAGGSVVQKNLDVGEVLVVDASCIVAMTGTVDFQVKYSGPMRRVVFGGDNLLTAVLTGPGIVFVQSLPFHRFSQRVARAVTSPSMRENPKFFIQIVIFFFLAYVMIVSSLILTDV, via the exons ATGGCTGCACCTTTCTTCTCCACGCCTTTCCAGCCTTTCATCTACCAG AGTCCGGAAGCAGCTTTTATACCTTTCCAAATATTGGGTGGAGAAGCTCAAATAGTTCAG ATAATGTTAAAGTCCCAAGAGAGGGTTACTGCAAAGCCTG GTTCCATGTGCTACATGTCTGGGTCTATTCAAATGGAGAATATTTATGTCCCTGAAAATGGAGGCATGTGGCAGTGGCTTTTTGGAAGGAGCATGACTAGCATAGCTCTTCTCAATCCTGGTCCGCATGATGGATTTGTTGGAATTGCTGCACCATCTCTCGCGAGAATAATCCCG ATTGACCTGGCAACCTTTGGTGGAGAGATTTTATGCCAG CCAGATGCGTTTCTTTGCTCTGTCAATGATGTTACAATTACCAGCACAATTGATCAGAGAGCCCGTAATGTCGTGGCAGGTGGAGAGGTGAGAATCTTG CAAAAGCTTGTTGGTCGAGGGCTCGCGTTCTTAGTTGCTGGTGGATctg TTGTGCAAAAGAATCTTGACGTGGGAGAAGTGCTGGTTGTCGATGCATCCTGCATTGTTGCAATGACGGGTACAGTTGATTTCCAAGTCAAATACTCTGGTCCCATGAGACGGGTTGTCTTTGGG GGTGACAATCTTTTGACGGCTGTTCTAACGGGACCTGGCATTGTCTTCGTTCAGAGCTTACCCTTCCATCGATTTTCTCAGCGAGTTGCAAG AGCTGTCACATCGCCAAGCATGAGGGAAAATCCAAAATTCTTCATTCAGATTGTGATATTCTTTTTTCTTGCTTATGTTATGATTGTATCATCATTGATCTTAACTGATGTTTGA